Part of the Desulfobacterales bacterium genome, AATGGCCTTTCCGCTTACGCGCCCGTAGCTCAGCTGGATAGAGCGCCGGACTTCGAATCCGTAGGTCGGGGGTCCGAATCCCTCCGGGCGTACCAAAAAAAGCAAGGGGTTACAGCTCATAAGGCTGAGCCCCTTTTTAAGTTTTTGGCGTTTTGTACAAGGACTGTACAAGGATCTGGATCAACGGACTTTCAGCAGGTTGAAAAACCATACCCCCTATGAAGCCCCAAAATAAAAAACCGGCCCCCGTAGGAAGCCGGTCAAGTGTTTTTGATAATTCTGCCAAAAGGGTCAGGTCCCCTAGTATCCAAATTAATCACATTACGTTTCCGGAAACAAAATATCCCGGTACCGGTCACCGGTTTCCATTAATAAGCGCTCTATCACCTTTCCCCTGGATACACCCCAGGCACCTGCCAAAGCCGAAAGCCGCCATGAAGCTGAGGCCGGCAACCCAGCTATTTTTTAGGCCTCTTGTCAGTGGCCAAGGCATTTAACCCATCGCGAAGGTTAGAAAAAACATTGTAAAAATAATGTGGCCTCGCGTCATTTATTTTGATGGCCTCAGTCAAAATAATCGACATTCGACTTTCCAGGCGCGCGTGAATGTCTGAGATATAATCGTCAAATTCAAGAACTTGGCCGGACTCCCCTATTGGCTTGAGCTTTCGCCGTTTGCCATCACCCTCAAAGTCACCGCCAATAAAAATCTTTAGGCCCGGTATCCGCATGGCGGCTTTCCGCTCAAGGGCTTTAACGATTCGTGGAGAGTAGCGATATGCAATGGCAAGGGGCTTGACCGTGACATAATTACCGGTCACGCCGGCAGCCCTGGCAGCCATAACAGGTGAGCCGTTATAGGCCTCAACAAACCGCCGCTCGTCAGCCTTGAGCCCCTTTGTATATTTTTTTGACTCCGCCTCTTGCAAACGTTTAATCCATCGTGCCCGCGTCCGGGGGCTCTCGATGTACCGGAGCCAGATAAGGTGCCGAATTACCGTCTTCAGATTTTGGGCCTTGCGTTCGCAAAATTTGAGGCGGACAGTGTGTTGATTCAGGGTAGATTGCTTTAATGGCTGGCCGGTGCGCTGGTTGAATGGATTCTTTATTTTTCGCCTGTGTTTGATAATGGCGCTAATCGTGTATTTGGTGTTCTTCCGGCAGGCGTGCGCAATGAAATTTTTTTCAGTTATCGGGCCACCGTTTACAGAGCAGAGAGTCGAAATTACTGGCAGAAGCCAACAACAAGGCCGCTGCTGGTATGAAGGTTAGGGATGTTGAGGGTTATAATTCCAAGGCAAGAAATCGCTGGGAGAGAGTATCAGCTTCGATGCCTGTTTGAGCAGCCACGTAAGATAATCGAGTGGATTGATCCCGGCCATCTGACAAGTGTGGATCAGGCTCATAAACAGATCCCCCACTTTAGCGCCCCGTTGGGTCTTGTAGAACAGCGCATTTTTGCGGTGGAGAATGGCGTGTTTTAGCGCCTGTTCGCATATGTTATTATCCAGCGGAGCGCCGGGTACATGTAAAAACCGGGATAATTTTTCCCAATGCCGGAGCATGTAATGTATCGCTTTGCCCAGGCCGGAGTTTGGTTCCACGAGTTTTTCACCGATCTGCCGGTTACACCAGGCGTTAAGATCGGCCATGAGCGGACCGCTGTGAATCTGATGATATTTGAGCCGCTCCTCCATTGGCAGTGCCTGTTGTTTGGTAATCGCATCATGGTGGTAGACGGTTCCCAGTTTTTTGATGACATATTCGCACTCTTCAGGGAAACGGTTCACCCATGCCACAAATTGACGGCGAGCGTGGCTAAGGCAATTGGCCATGATGGTTTCAAAATCCTTGGATGCGTTGCGGCTGAGGGCATCGCACATCTGGATAGGGGGCGCAAGGCCAGTGGCTCGCTGTTTTAAAAGTTCAGTGAGGTTTTCCCCGGCATGCTGCCGGCCGGTCATGAACAGGCCGATCCGATGCTCATCCCGGATGCTGACGATGCCTGAAGTAAAGATTCCCGTGCGGTTATTTTCCGTTTCAGCCGGAAGCGCCGGGGTGAACACCTCGCCGCAAAGATTGCAGCGAAGCCGTGTTCGTTCAT contains:
- a CDS encoding transposase, which translates into the protein MPVKSPKRLQLPPKELKALQERIKKRALLDSDWDKIHAMSETVETLSQVIEEKNTSIGRLCKYLLGAPTETARNILKRKEKSEEKPEAPLKKQKGHGKKPASAYEGATRVIIEHSRLAPKDPCPECEKGKLYELAMPSVFVHITGNAPLKATVYERTRLRCNLCGEVFTPALPAETENNRTGIFTSGIVSIRDEHRIGLFMTGRQHAGENLTELLKQRATGLAPPIQMCDALSRNASKDFETIMANCLSHARRQFVAWVNRFPEECEYVIKKLGTVYHHDAITKQQALPMEERLKYHQIHSGPLMADLNAWCNRQIGEKLVEPNSGLGKAIHYMLRHWEKLSRFLHVPGAPLDNNICEQALKHAILHRKNALFYKTQRGAKVGDLFMSLIHTCQMAGINPLDYLTWLLKQASKLILSPSDFLPWNYNPQHP